Genomic DNA from Hymenobacter jejuensis:
GGTAAAGCGACTTCATTGAGTTTATAAATATTTGATATTCAATTTGTTATGAAAACGAATAATTTCTTACCGCGGCACTTCAACTTGTTGAATAATCAATTGTACTACTTCGTCGGGGGTGCCGCCTTCCATTTCGCGCTCGGGGGTGAGCAGGATGCGGTGACGCAACACCGAAGGAGCCAGGAACTGGATGTCTTCGGGGGTGACAAAATCGCGGCCCCGGAGGGCAGCGAGCGCTTTAGCGCCGTTGAGCAAGGCCAGCGAGGCCCGCGGCGAAGCGCCCAGATAAAGTGCTTTGTGTGCCCGCGTTTGCCCGACCAGCTGCGCAATATATTCCAGCAGCTTCGGCTCGACGTGCTGGCGCCGCACCTGCTGGCGTAGCTCTGCAATCTGCGCCGCCGAGAGCACCGGCTGCACCGCATCCAGCGGTATGCCTCCGAAGCCCGAATGATGCCCTTGCAGAATCGCAACTTCTTCCTGCGCCGTCGGGTAACCCACGTTGATTTTGAAGAGGAAACGGTCGAGCTGGGCCTCCGGAAGCCGGTAGGTACCTTCTTGTTCCACAGGGTTTTGCGTAGCCAGTACTACAAAGGGCTCCTGCATTTGGTACGTGGTGCCGTCCTGCGTTATGTGGCGCTCTTCCATGACCTCAAACAGCGCCGATTGCGTCTTGGCCGGTGCCCGGTTGATTTCGTCGATCAAGATGATGCTGGAGAAAATCGGGCCGGGGCGAAACTCAAATTCGGCTTTGTTGGGCCGAAAAACCGAGGTGCCCAGCACATCCGATGGCATCAGGTCGGGGGTGAACTGGATGCGGCTAAAGGGCACATCCAGCGTGCGGGCTAATAGCTTGGCAATGAGAGTTTTGGCTACGCCCGGCACGCCTTCCAGCAGTACGTGTCCATCGGCCAGAATAGCCGTGAGCAGCAACTCTACCAACTGCTGCTGACCGACAATTACTTTACCCAATTCGCGCCGCACGGCCTCCGCACTGGCGCTTAACCGGCTGAAGTCGGTGCGGGGTACGAAAGCATCAGGGCTGGCGGCTTGGGTGAAGTTAGTTGCACTCGGGTTTTCGGCCGGCTCAGACGAGGACGTAGCTTCCGGTGCAAAGGAATGATTATCGTTTTCCATGAAGTGGCAAAAGGTTCAGGCGGCAAGAAGGGGATAAGTAAAGAGAGTGATTTTAAGCACAAGATCTATTTTTGGATAATTCAGAAATATTTACATAGTTAATGTCTATTATTCTCAGTTAATTTGGTGTTACGCTTTTCTAACACAGTTTATCATCTGTATTAGAAAAGTTATAAACAATAAAAATACAATTTATACTACCAGTGCAATTTTCTATTTTGCCTCTTTTCGAAACTCATTGAGCGTTTTGCTGAGCAGTAGCAAATCGCGGTCGGAAACGCTTGGCGCAGTCAGGCTAAAGTTGATGGTGCGTACCAGCGCGTCTATTCTGGCGCGCGGCATACCTGCCTTTTGAGCGATGCGTTCGCGCAGTAGCTCGTCGTTCAGATCCAGAGTAGGCTCCTGAAAACGGGACCGGAGGTACTCTTGAAACAGGCTGATTTTCTTCTCCGCAATAAGTGCGTGGTTGCTTCCCTGCCGGTACAGCGAGGCCACGGTACTCGCAAACAGCAGCGTGGTATTGGGCAGCGGCCTAAGAATCGGAATGATACGCTGGCGCCGTTTGGCTTCGAAGAGCAGGAAGAGCATAAGTCCCACACTCCCAAGATAATACGCCGCTCGCAAGGCATCGTGTTCCAGCAGCACCCGCAGCAACGACTGTTCCCCCGGTCGGCCTTGTTTCTGGTACTCATCCCACCAGATGGGCCGGGCCGGCAAATACGAAAGGGCAGCAAAAGCAAACCCTTCGGTATGAGGCTGCAACACAAAATAATTGGTGAACGCGGCGGGTACCGAACTCAGGTAAAAGTTGCCGCGTCCGTGCGGAATCCGCACCAGCACGGCGCGGCCTTGCTCGTCGGTGGCGAGAAGTGTGCCGCGCGTCAGGCTGTCGAGTAGCAAGCGCGAGGTGACGTTTAAAACCGGGTAGCGGAAACGGCTACCCGCTGCGTGCGCCAGCTGCGGATTGAGCAGCCGCAAGGTGACGGAGTCAGTAAGCAAATCCGCAGCTGTGCGCGCCTGGTGCTGCTTGTGCCGGCTTAAAAAGGGCGCCGTGTGAAACCCTAGCGTATCGCGGAAATGCGAGTTAAACTGTTCGGCCGCGATGAAAACGTCGTTGCCGCGGGCCACGTAGCGCAGCAAGGCTCGGGTATCGGGTTTGCTTATGGTAAATGATTGATTTATAAATAGATAATTGTGCTTGGGAGTGCGTAAGGTAGTCTGCGCCGAGTCTTCGCCAAGTTGGTTATAGACGGGCAGCCGCACTTGCTGAACTCGCTGGCCAAACACCTCGGGCAGCACCTGGTACAGCACGTAAGTGCCATACGGAATCTTGTCTTTGTTGAGGTAAGTCGGCGACCAATCCAGGGGTTTGGGGCGGTAATACTCCACGGCGACGTAGCTGCCAAACAGCGCCAACAACCCCACCAGATACCAGCGAAACATAGTCATCAGGCGGCGCGGCGGTTAGCCAGTTGAGTCAGAAAATCGAGGCGGGCAGTGCGGGTAACAGCGTAGTGCTCGGCGGTGAGGGCCAGCTCACCGTACCACACGTACTCAAACTGGCGCGTAATTTCCGTAAAAGCCGGCCGAAGTGGGATAGAGGCCATTTCCTGCACGTAGGCTTGGTTGGTTTTGTCGGGCTGCCACTCGATCAGGTGGTGGTCAGTGAGCTGCTTGAGCACTTGCAAATAACCCAGGCGCACAGCCAGCCGGTAGTTGGCGCTGGCTTCGGCTTCGGCCAGTAGGGCGTTGAAATCCAGCGCATGAATGTCTTCCGATTCGGTGTCATAAGCCAAGGCGGCGCGGCGCGGCGAGCGCCCGAAAGCGCCCGTCAGATCGACTTGAAACAGCTTCAGAATCACAAATGCGATGGCACCCAAAAACAGCGTGTAGAAAACGTAACGCCAGAAACCCTGGTAGCTGCGGCTGTTCAGCCACTCCGACACTTTGTTCCAGAAACGCATCCAAAACAAGTCCCAGGCACTCATTTCACTCTTAACTTCCACGTACTGAAAATCACGCTGCCGACGGAAGTCGTGGAGGTGGCCAGGTGCAGGGCGGCGAAGCGTAACAGTGGCCGAACGATCGGCGGGGAAATGCTGCGGATTTATGGAGCCATCGGGAGAAGCTCCGCGCCTCTGGGCCGCGCCAAAGTGCGGAGCTAGAACGCAGAAGGTGATAATTAACTGCGTGATTAACAGAAAATTAGCGAGCCGCAACTGGAATGTATGCCAAGGAGATTGCAAGCGAATAATCAAAAAAATTGATTAAATACAACTATTTGATAATCAAGTAATTAGTATTCGCCTTCTTCGTCCGGGCGGTAGGCGTAGTTTTCCACGACCGCCGGCTTTTGCCCAATGCTATCAACTAAAGCCCGCAAGCCGATGCCTTCTTTGCGCTCGACCAAGTTGAAGTATTGAAACATGAGGGCAACTATAGTGGGAATATAAAGCAGACTTGCGCCGACCGTAGCAATACTCTGGGTCACCATCATGGCGGCGTCGGAAGAGATGAAGGGCCAATGCAATGCTTTAGCGGCAAAAACCAGGTACTGAGGAATTTGAAAGATGATGTTGAGAAAGCTCTGGATAAGCGTCATAACGAATATCAACCCTAGGGTAGACCACCATTTGCCGCTGATCAAAGACAGGCAGCGCCTCAGCGTACGATCAAAGCTGCCGCCTTCCATTACCATGACTACCATAAACAAACTAAGCGGTACTGCTAAGTAAATGCCGGGCACAAACAGCAGCACAAAAGCAATAACCAAAAGAATGCTCACGCCCACCAACGACAAGAGCATCCAGGGCGCTGTGCCGCGGACTTTTTGCCAAACCATCCGCGGTGTAACCTCTTCTTGTACAGAAGATTCCATGCGAAGCAATACATACCCGTAAACCGTAGCTGCCAGCAAAACATACGTCAGGAGCAGGCCGGCCAAACCGACAAAGTAGCCTAGTCCCGTCGGAACAGCGCCGAAAGCAGAAAAATCGCGGTTGGGTTGAGTAAGAGCGCGGTTAAATACCGAAGCCTGAGCCAAGCCTAACGAAATACCAGTTACCAATGCCACCGGCAACACGATGTACACCACGGCCTTGCCCAAGGGCCGCGCATGCGCTGCCAGAAACTCAAACGTCGCGCTGATCTTCATGCCAAAATCGCGTTCCTGGCGGAAATCAGCTTCTTGGGTAAATTTTGATTGCATACGTAAGTATTTGTTAATCAAATAGTTGTTAAACAGAGCCGCCGTCGCCGAACCGGCGCCTGAGTTGACGAGGATACAGGATAAAATACCAACCAATAAAGGCTGCCGAGCCGCCGATGATGGCTACACTCAGCGCAGCAGGCATTTCGGTGTGGCGCGTCACGAAGCCTTCCAGAAAGCCCGCCAAGATGAAAATCGGTACCAAGCCAATGGCAATCTTGACGCCGTCGCGGGCACCGCGCCGGAAGGAGGCCGCGCGCGAATAAGTGCCCGGAAAAAGCAGGCTGTTGCCCATCACAAAGCCCGCGCCGCCGGCCAGCACAATGGCCGAAATCTCGAGCGTACCGTGAATCCAGATGGTGAGCAGAGAAGGCAACAACACGCCCTTCTGGTAGAAAAAGTACTGGAAGGAGCCCAGCATCACGCCGTTTTTGAACAGCATGTACGCCGTGCCCAGCGAAAACGAAACACCCAGTGCAAACGTCATCAGGGCCACGCGCACATTGTTGACGGTGATAAACAGGAACATCGGCGCTTCCGACATGCCTTTGTACACGGCCATAGGGTCGCCTTTCTCGATGTTGTCGAGCGTTGTGTTGACGTAATCATCGCCGAGCACCACGCGCACAAACGTGTCGTCGTAAGCTGCCGACAAAGCGCCAAGGGCCGTGAAGACCAAAAACACAACCAGCGCCCATCCCAGTGTGCGGTGATGCCTGCCTACTACCAAAGGCAATTCGTGCTGCCAAAACCGCTTAAACCGCCCCGGAGCCTCCTTTTTGTTTTTATAAATGGCCTGGTGTAGCTTGCCAGTCAGCGCGTTGAGATACTGCGTAGTCGGCGAGTTCGGATAGAAGGTTTGGGCGAACGCCAAGTCGTCGGTCAGCTCCACGAAACGCGTAGCCAGCTCGTCGGGGCCGGCGGGGGGCTCGGTTTCAAAACGCCGCCATTTGGCCTCGTTCTGACGCAGGAAAACGGCTTCGCGCATAAGGGGGCAACACGTAAAAACGGAGTAAAAAAGCGGCAGACGCAGTCTGACAAATATAAAGATTTAGCCTTCGTTCCGGGCCTTATTTGGCCTTTTGTTATGAGCACGATTCGCATTCATACCACCCAAAACGTCACGCTAGAATACGAGGTCGCCAGCCTCGGCGACCGCATCCTGGCCGCCCTGATCGACTATGGCCTGTACCTCGTGTGGTTTCTGCTGTGCGCCGTGCTCAACTCTCAATTTGGCCTGGGATTAGGCCAGGTGGGCGTGCTGCTTATGTTGCTGCCGACGATGGTGTACCACTTGGCTTGCGAGGTCTTTTTCAACGGCCAAAGCCTGGGCAAGAAAGCCCGGCACATCAAAGTGATTCGGCTGGATGGCACGCGGCCCAGCTTGGGCAACTACGTGCTGCGCTGGTTGTTACGCCCCATCGAAATCCTGACGTTTGGCGGCGCCATAGCGGCGCTCACCATTTTGCTCAATGGGCGCGGCCAGCGCCTCGGCGACTTGGCCGCGGGCACAGCTGTGATTAGCCTGAAGCCTCGGCCGCAGCATGCCAGCCCCTTGTCAGCCGGCCTCACCTCTTCCGACTACATGGTGGTGTTTCCGCAGGCCGCGCAGCTCAGCGACCACGATGTGGCCGTCGTCCGGCAACT
This window encodes:
- a CDS encoding DUF4350 domain-containing protein translates to MTMFRWYLVGLLALFGSYVAVEYYRPKPLDWSPTYLNKDKIPYGTYVLYQVLPEVFGQRVQQVRLPVYNQLGEDSAQTTLRTPKHNYLFINQSFTISKPDTRALLRYVARGNDVFIAAEQFNSHFRDTLGFHTAPFLSRHKQHQARTAADLLTDSVTLRLLNPQLAHAAGSRFRYPVLNVTSRLLLDSLTRGTLLATDEQGRAVLVRIPHGRGNFYLSSVPAAFTNYFVLQPHTEGFAFAALSYLPARPIWWDEYQKQGRPGEQSLLRVLLEHDALRAAYYLGSVGLMLFLLFEAKRRQRIIPILRPLPNTTLLFASTVASLYRQGSNHALIAEKKISLFQEYLRSRFQEPTLDLNDELLRERIAQKAGMPRARIDALVRTINFSLTAPSVSDRDLLLLSKTLNEFRKEAK
- a CDS encoding RDD family protein, with the protein product MSTIRIHTTQNVTLEYEVASLGDRILAALIDYGLYLVWFLLCAVLNSQFGLGLGQVGVLLMLLPTMVYHLACEVFFNGQSLGKKARHIKVIRLDGTRPSLGNYVLRWLLRPIEILTFGGAIAALTILLNGRGQRLGDLAAGTAVISLKPRPQHASPLSAGLTSSDYMVVFPQAAQLSDHDVAVVRQLLFKSVQRQNYLLLNEVAVKVKSVTGIRTDLPDEAFLRTILRDHAHLLMQQV
- a CDS encoding DUF4129 domain-containing protein; its protein translation is MIIRLQSPWHTFQLRLANFLLITQLIITFCVLAPHFGAAQRRGASPDGSINPQHFPADRSATVTLRRPAPGHLHDFRRQRDFQYVEVKSEMSAWDLFWMRFWNKVSEWLNSRSYQGFWRYVFYTLFLGAIAFVILKLFQVDLTGAFGRSPRRAALAYDTESEDIHALDFNALLAEAEASANYRLAVRLGYLQVLKQLTDHHLIEWQPDKTNQAYVQEMASIPLRPAFTEITRQFEYVWYGELALTAEHYAVTRTARLDFLTQLANRRAA
- a CDS encoding stage II sporulation protein M; this encodes MREAVFLRQNEAKWRRFETEPPAGPDELATRFVELTDDLAFAQTFYPNSPTTQYLNALTGKLHQAIYKNKKEAPGRFKRFWQHELPLVVGRHHRTLGWALVVFLVFTALGALSAAYDDTFVRVVLGDDYVNTTLDNIEKGDPMAVYKGMSEAPMFLFITVNNVRVALMTFALGVSFSLGTAYMLFKNGVMLGSFQYFFYQKGVLLPSLLTIWIHGTLEISAIVLAGGAGFVMGNSLLFPGTYSRAASFRRGARDGVKIAIGLVPIFILAGFLEGFVTRHTEMPAALSVAIIGGSAAFIGWYFILYPRQLRRRFGDGGSV
- a CDS encoding AAA family ATPase, producing MENDNHSFAPEATSSSEPAENPSATNFTQAASPDAFVPRTDFSRLSASAEAVRRELGKVIVGQQQLVELLLTAILADGHVLLEGVPGVAKTLIAKLLARTLDVPFSRIQFTPDLMPSDVLGTSVFRPNKAEFEFRPGPIFSSIILIDEINRAPAKTQSALFEVMEERHITQDGTTYQMQEPFVVLATQNPVEQEGTYRLPEAQLDRFLFKINVGYPTAQEEVAILQGHHSGFGGIPLDAVQPVLSAAQIAELRQQVRRQHVEPKLLEYIAQLVGQTRAHKALYLGASPRASLALLNGAKALAALRGRDFVTPEDIQFLAPSVLRHRILLTPEREMEGGTPDEVVQLIIQQVEVPR